In Bradyrhizobium sp. 195, the sequence ATTCGAGTTGAAATATTTCTTCACGGCCTCGATCGCCTCGGCCGACGGCGGCGAGGCGCATTCCGCCGAGGCGGTACGCCACCACATCAAGCAGCTGATCGATTCGGAAGAGCCCTCGGCGATCCTGTCGGACGACACCATCGTGGAACGCTTGCGCGCCTCGGGCATTGATATTGCCCGCCGCACGGTCGCGAAGTACCGCGAAGCCATGCGCATACCTTCCTCGGTGCAACGCCGCCGCGACAAGCAGAGCGCTCTTGGCAACGTCCTCTCCACCGCAATGTCCGACCGCTCCCGCAACACCGAACCGGCCTGATTGCACTGGCGCGAAATCGCGCTACTCTCGGCCCCCCTTTGCAACTGATCCAGGCACGCGCATGATCCGGAAAAGCGCACAGCGGCTTCCTCTCCCGACGAACGCGGAAAGGGCCCGTGGGGAGATCATGCGCAGGGAAGAACTTCAGCTGCGATGACGCGTCGTCGCAGCTGAAGAGCAAACCAAGCGAGGCATCCCATGACTCTTCGGATTTCGGGCAAGAGCATCAGCGTCGGTGAGGCCCTGCGCGGCCGCGTTGCCGACCGCACCGACGAGGTGCTGCGCAAATATTTCGACGGCAATTATTCCGGCCACATCACGCTCAGCAAGGACGGCTTCGGCTTCCGCACCGATTGTGCCCTGCACCTCGATTCGGGGATCACGCTGGAGGCCGATTCGAACGCGCCGGATGCTTATGCCAGCGCCGACCAGGCGCTGGTGATGATCGAGAAGCGGCTGCGCCGCTACAAGAACCGGCTCAAGGACCGCTCCGCCCGCAAAGCCCATGTCGCCTCCGAGGCGATGGCTGCGCTCGATGCGACGAGCTACGTGCTGGAGGCGCCGGAGGGCGAGGACGAGGTCACCGGCTACAG encodes:
- the hpf gene encoding ribosome hibernation-promoting factor, HPF/YfiA family, giving the protein MTLRISGKSISVGEALRGRVADRTDEVLRKYFDGNYSGHITLSKDGFGFRTDCALHLDSGITLEADSNAPDAYASADQALVMIEKRLRRYKNRLKDRSARKAHVASEAMAALDATSYVLEAPEGEDEVTGYSPVIIAEATTSLRPLSVSEAVMELDLSGAPCLVFQHGSSGRVNIIYRRADGNVGWIDPPGAKVDGKAGG